GTAGCCTCCTGTGAGATAAAGATAAATATGATTGGCCACAAATATTCATGATCGTGGGTTTACAGGTTACATTTAGTAAGAACAGAGTGAAGACCTTAAAATTATTAGTAATTAGTAATTAAATATTCAAGGGAGGAcagaaaatgataaaacaatgcATTTCACTTTCATGCAGATAATTTTACCTAACCTGATTATAAAAGGTACAACAGTGATCTGTAGTATCTCTGACAGGTGTAAAGCAGGTAGAACAGCAGATCATGAGGGAGAGGTGGTTGTCATGGAAGAAAATCTCTGAGGAAACAATCAGGCAGCAGTCAGAGAAACAGCCGAGGAGGGGTGAACAGACGAAAGGAACTGTCcgaagaagaggaagacgatGGCGGAGCAtccagcagcatcagcagcaacagcaggaggaccAGTGGGAAGCATTGGCCTGCGGGACATCCTGAGAGGACGGCCAGACGGAGGTCAGAGGACCAGGAGCAGCTCCAACATGATCCGAGTGTTCATCAGCTCCACATTCACAGGTCAGAGATGATTAAAAGGTCTCCTCATGAGATCAGGGCAGGAAAAATATGGAAGTACGAAATGAGAAAATACTTGGACAATgcacaaaaaaatcaattcCATCACATAAAAATTAAGAAAGTTTGTATTGCATTAGTgttatttataaaaatgaaagCTGCTGCAAGATTGTGTCTGCAGAACTGTGGGGTGCAGCTTCAGGACAGCATCTCTATGACCCTTGTGTTATTGCAACAGTCAGGGATTACGATTACTCTTCCTTCATCACCCATGTGTCACTGAAACTAGGTCAACGGCAAACCAATGCACCACATGATGCTGTCAAAATCAAGAAAGGTCTTAGAATTACAGTACTATAATTGTGGTCCTGAAACTGTAGCGGTCCTGAACCTGAAGCCTCTTGGTCTGCTGCTCAATTTGATTTAAGTAATAGTGTTGAAAGTACTCCACTTAAATTTAAAGCCCTGCATAAATTCAGTGTTATCAGCGTAATGCACTCACAGTAGGCTGTAAGGTGCTGAATGGTTCTATTGACATTGTCAGCATTTTTGAAGAACTAATCAGGAAAAGATATTTTCAGTAATTCGAGCAGaaagttgtttatttaaaatacacacacacacacacacacacacacacacacacacacacacacacacacacacacacacacacacattaattgcTTAACATCTCGTAGATCTCCTCTGATTTAAATGCATGGAATGCTTTAggaatcaatctatcaatctttatttatatagccccaaatcacaacaaacgttatctcgagatgcttttacaaacatagcatgtctagactgtactctatgttaaatgattaacaaagacccaacatcaagacaggataagactcagtattttctcatcctaatccaccgtgagtagagcactttgcagcatttagctacaTACAGCgtcaaggaaaaacttcctttcaacaggcagaaaccttgagcagaaccagactcatgttagacagccatttgCCTCGcatgagttggggttggaaagagggatagaggagaataagagagagaaagctgcATGAAAACAGCtacattttattcaatttctcaattaaataaaactgttgagCTTCTGCCTGATGTAATTTTGTGACTCTTAAAAAGTGATGATTATTTTACCTGCCGCTCACTTTGTCACATTTCCAGATTTAGGaagttttctgtgtgtttgtgtcagtcaACACCAAATCACAAATTTGTGTCAGTAAAAAACTGACCCCCATCATGTGACTAAATAAAAAAGGTAGAAGTATTACGAGTATGTTTCTCtgcagaattatttttttctgtttactcgCTAAGTCTGGCCACAAAATTTTGCTCTGACTATCCTGTGTGTGTCACGACTTGAGGGAATGTACAGTGAATCTTTACAGTCGCTGCAAGCTTGTGAAGACaatatagttaaaaatatataaatataaatattaccaTGCGTAAAGTAGAGAGTATGACTCCAGCTGTAACCACCCCTTGAAGGAGGCTCATTTACTTCTCTTTTCTAAATTCTGCTGACAGTTAACTTGAAACAGGAATGTTGATGTCACCAACTGTGTCTGTGCTCTCCGGTCAGATATGAGCGCTGAGAGAAAAGCTCTCCGGGAGAAAGCTTTCCCAGAAGTCCTTGCTTTCTGTCGCAGGCTGGGGCTGGTGTTTGAGGTCAGTTTCTAATTTAAGATAAGTTCACACATGCTGTGTCGGTAAACTTCTGCCTACTGATGCGTTATTGTCTCTTCCTGTTCAGGTGGTGGATCTACGATGGGGGATTCGGAGCATCTCGTCTGGAGACCATGAGACCTGTGAGATCTTCCTGCAAGAGATCCAGATCTGTCAAAGGATTTCAGCTGGTCCAGCTTTCATCGTGAGCCTAAAATCatgatttagttttttaaacacagtgttttaATAAAAGGTTTTCTGTGAAGGGTTAGGCTGGTTTTGTCTTACTTGGATCTTTGTATCAGTATTAATATTACAGATATTTCAGATGTTTCTAACAGACATGTCTTTTGGTGTTGACATTAATGTGAAAGCAAAGGCTCGTTGTTCTTCCTGGCTCCACAGGCTCTGCTGGGAAACCGATACGGTCATAGAGCTCTGCCTAGACTCATCCCTGAGAAACTGTTTGAAGTTCTTTTGTCCTCACTTTCCAAAAACCCTGAAGGCACCAAGCAGCTGAGTCAGTGGTTCTTAAAAGACAATAATTCTGTCCCGCCCACCTACATCCTTCAGCCAATCCCAGCTCACTTCCCCCACTACAGTGACCTCCGATCTGAGAGTGGGCCTGAGCGCGACAAAGACGTCCTCTCCTGGCGTTTTACAGAGACTCAACTGTTGCGGCACCTACGCTCGGCTGCCACGGATGCCGAGGCAGCCGGTGACATCACAGCCGAACAGAAACAGCTCTTCTCAACATCAGGTCAGATTTGATCACACAGCTTGACTTTTGTTTCCTTGAAGTGTTAGTGAAATCTGAGTGTCTTCCTCTTCTGGTACACAGTCACAGAGCGGGAGTTCGAACAGGGTTTGTTGAAGGACGTCAGAGATCAGTCTGCTCTGCTCTTTGTTCGAGAAATTCCCCGCCAGAGGGTGAGAGATGGTCCCAAACGTCTTGCCAAATACATGGACCTGACTGCTGACGGCCTGCTGGACGCAGACGCTCAGGGACTCCTCACCAGTCTGAAGGCCCGCCTCTACGCCACATCACAGAAAATCCTCAACCTGCACTGTGTGGAGCTAAGCAAAGGAAGCATTGACCCGAAACGAAAAGAGCATGCTCAGTACCTGGACAGCATCTGCGAGCAGTTCGTCTCTCAGATGAAGGCAAGGATAGGAGCAGTGATGGAGTCATcagtggaggagagggggaggaaggttTGGGGTAACAtcgaggaggagaaagaggagatatCAGACTGGGTGGTTGCAGAGGTTAAACAGCATGTCACCACAAGCACCGAGCTGTGCAGAGGTCTCCACGGCAGGGAGGGGCTTTTGGGAAAACTCTGCCTTGCCATGTGGGAGTCCACGAACGTTCCTCATGCCCCTCTGGTGGTGCACGGGGCTGCTGGGATGGGGAAGACGGCTCTGCTGTGCAAGCTGGCGGAGGAGATGCGTGGTGTCCTAGAAGGTGGAGCGTTGGTGGTGATCAGGTTGCTGGCAGCACGTCATCCTCAGAGACCAGAAATCAATCACGTCCTCCGCAGCGTGTGTTTTCAGATCTGTTTAGCTTGTGGTTTAGCTCTGCCCTCCCCGCTGTCAGCCAACACTCACCTGGAGCTGCTGCGGTTCTTCAAGAACATCCTAGCCGATGTCTCCCAGCAGGGAAACACCATGCTCATTATCCTGGATGCTCTTGATCAGCTCTCTGACCAACATCATGCTCACAAACTCTACTGGCTTCCCACTGACCTCCCACCGAACATCCACCTGGTGGTTTCGATGGATACAAACAGTGAGGTGTTTGCTAACATGCGGCTGAAGTTGGTGTCTTTGGAGAGTTTCTTTGAAGTGGAGCGTTTGTCTCGTGATGAGGGGAAACAGGTGATGGAGTCAGACCTGCTAGCGTCACAGAGGACCTTGACCCCAGAGCAGAGCGACACAGTGCTTCAAAGTTTCGACTCCTCTGGCTGTCCGCTCCACCTAAAACTGACTCTGTCTGCAGCGAAACGGTGGACCTCCTTCACCccgctcacacacatacacctgggagcaaacacacaggaaaTGATGTCACAGCTCCTGCTGATGCTGGAGGGGAAACATGGGAAGGAGCTGGTGGGCGGGGCCTTGGGATATATTACTTTGGCAAGGTGAGGCGGGTATTTTAGTGTTATAACTGTGAAAActtcaaaaaggaaaacagaacttaaaacaaatgaatgttttCTGACTCCTTAGGGAAGGTCTGTTGGAGTCTGAGCTGCATGATGTCATGTCCTtggatgatgatgtcatcaccGAGGTTTACCGATACTCCCTTCCTCCAACCCCCTCGTTGATCCGGCTGCCCCCCCTCCTGTGGGCTCGACTCAGGCGGGACCTCGAGGATCAGCTGGAGGAGCGCTGGACGGGACAAGTTGCTTATATTGCCTTCAACAGCAGGTAAAGCAATGCTAATGATTACAGTAAGGTCAAAGGTCCGATATCTGAGTGAAATGTGTGTGCGCAGGCGTCTGTGTGAGGTGGTTCAGGCTCGGTATCTGACTTCAGAGCGGAAGGGGCGATGCCTCAAGATCCTGGGGGAGTACTTTCTGGGTCGATGGTCGGGGAAACTGAAACCAGTGGCTCTGCCGGGTCTGTCACTTCTCCTCTCTGACAGAAAGGTACATCCTCTGACGATGATGGAAACATGAAGGTCCAAGAGTCCAGCCTGGTATTTAGACCCTTTAATAATGATATGCAACACTTTCTTGAATGAGATTTATCGCAACACGTCACTgatccatgttttaaacagcGGATATTCATGATCTCCAGGTGATGAACTCTGTTAAATGGAATGACCCATTGCTCTTTCATTTAGCACACCACAGATCAAAGTCACCcttaaaacacaagaaacctCAAAACCCAACAAGCAGGTTGCCAGAAGTATCCACATCCTGCCCCCAAGAAGATAAACTCTTGATTTTCAAACTCACTGTTCTTCCTTTTTTGTATCACAACTTTgacaaaaatgacaacaaaaaaatattataatattattacCAAATACTCAAATACTATTACACTAATTAAAACGGTGCAATGACATCCCTGCtctccagaggatgaacccaGGTAGTTTATGTGAAATATTAATTGGTCCTTGAACTCAACCAATGTCATAGAATTTATACTTTATACACAAAAAGTGTGAATAGCTAGGTCAGAAGATGATCTGATCCCATTGCAGCTCTCCAGAGGATTAACCCTTTTGATTTTAGGTTTCTGGACTTTCAAATTTTATAAAACTTTCCAGGCAACCGAATTTGGAATATATAGTGTGGCATTTGtggcttttaaaaatgaaacgcACCACTTTCTTTCAGGTTAGTTTCCCATGTCTTCTGTTAATGTTGATATTCCTGCTCTCCAGGGGGTGAACACTGATGATGAAGGTGACCCAGTGTTCTGAAATTTAGGTCCACATAAGGGACAAACATTACACTTAAAACATGAGAAACCCAAGATACCCCAATTTCATTCCTGCTATCTTGAGGATGAACTTTGTTTACAACCTAAACccagtgttttttctttgagCATCGCCACTGGGTCAAAAAAATCAATGTTGCACACAGAAAATCGAAGTCCAACAAGCTTGTTGCCATATAATACCTTATTCTGATTCCTgctataaaacaaaataaacctgGATGCTCCCCAGAGGATAAACCCTTGGAGTTTAGGTGCTGCAAATTGAAACAACTCccaagagaaaaacagaatctTCTGTACAATGTCCAATGTTCTCATCTAGTGTCTGTTTGGCAggtttgttttattatccttCCTCAAAGTAATTATGTCAGAAGTCAACACTTTTCTAACTTTAGAAATgtcatgttaaatttaaaacatttacagtacCCAAAGTATAACTCTTGTCTTATTCCCTAATAATgagttatttaaatttaaatgtaaatatattttaagatttGTACTTTTATATGTTTACTTGAGTCAGTGATCATCACTGTAGCCTGTGATTGGCAGTGATTTCCTCTCTTTCCAAACTGCTTTTGTTCGGGTGTCTGGTGACACAGGTCCCGCCCCAGCCTCTGTGGTTTGCTCCGGGATTGGTTAACGTCAGGAAGCTCCAGGAGCTGCCGTATCACCTGCTGCATGCTGGGCTGTGGGATGAACTACGACAAGAAGTCATCGGTAAGATAATCAATGAGCCGGTTTGGACCACTtctattgatttatttgtgattgttgtgtatttttttttccaggcagCGCAGAGTGGCTTTACTGTAAGAGCAGAGTCTGCGGGGTGTCCATTGTGATCCAGGACCTGGACCAGTGCTCTAAGTACATGGACTGCATTGAGACCAGACTGATCCGAGACACTCTAGATCTCATCAAACCAAGTCTAGACTTCCAGGAGGGTCACATGggtcagttgtttttttaagcctCTGGCACCTCAGTTATAACAGAAAGTATCCTAAGAGTCTGAATAAACATAATCTGCTGAGTCTTTCTCCGTCTGGATGTAGATATGTCTCTGTTCTACACTGAGCTGTTAGCCAGACTCTGCTCCTTGGCCAAGCCTTTCCCCTCTATGATTGGCCGACTGTGCAGCCAATGTGAGGAGTGGTTACTGACGTGTCCAGAGCCAATTCTCATCCCTAAATGCAGCTTCCTGCAGCAGCCAGGAGGGGCGCTACAGCACACACTGACTGGTCTGCAGGGAGGTCAGGATGTTTGTCAGATTAACAGAcagatttgttttttctctgatcTGCAGCTCTAAGTGAGAGTTGTGTGAATTGTTTAGGGTGCAGCAGATTTCTTACCTGTAACTGTTTCTCCAGGTGTTCTCTGTCTGGACATTAGCGTGGAGGCGGAGCTTCTGGTCGCAGGTTCAGATGACGGTGTGGTGGCAGTATGGAGCCTGATTGACCAGCagctcattcactcactgatgggaCACACAGGTCAGTCTGGGAGCATCATACagaactagaaaggttgcatttcctgaaagcaaatgcgttgaaatgctgaagctgaaggctgaaagctgtgaaacacagctgaacatgtggaagagtagtagaagtagttgaattagtggaagtagaagaagtggaaggagaggaagttgaagaagtggaaaaaggagaagaagttgaaggagtggaaaaagtagaagtggaaaaaggtgaaggagtggaaaagggagaaaaagtgaaaaaggagaagaagtgaataaagtggaaaaattaaaaagaagttgaagtgttagaagtagtagcacctataaactgcttgacaaactatggaaatatcttacttgtgtgtgtgcgtgtgtgtgtgtgtgtgtgcgtgtgtgtgtgcgtttgtgtttgtcactcactgatgaggtcatctgaatcacctgtgtgtgtgtgtgtgtgtgtgtgcgtgtgtttgtgtgtgtgtgtgagcatgcgtTTTTGTGTTTGCCACTCACTGATGCAGTCATTtgagtctgtgtatgtgtgtatgtgtttgtgtgtatgtgtgtgtgtgtgtatgtgtgtgtgtgtgtgtgtgtttgtgttttgaggtcatctgaatcacctgtgtgtgcgtctgtgtgtgtgtgtgtgtttgtgtgtgcatgcgtgcttgtgtttgtcactcactgaggaggtcatctgaatcacctgtgtgtgtttgtgtatgtgtgtgtgtgtgtgtttgtgtttgtcactcactgaggaggtcatctgaatcacatgtgtgtgcgtgtgtctttgtgtcagtcagaactgatgaggtcatctgaatcacctgtgtctccaactgtcattaactgtttccaactgtcattaattgtttccatggtgatgggaccagctgtgtaactgctgtgggacagttgattaaga
The genomic region above belongs to Notolabrus celidotus isolate fNotCel1 chromosome 2, fNotCel1.pri, whole genome shotgun sequence and contains:
- the nwd1 gene encoding NACHT domain- and WD repeat-containing protein 1: MAEHPAASAATAGGPVGSIGLRDILRGRPDGGQRTRSSSNMIRVFISSTFTDMSAERKALREKAFPEVLAFCRRLGLVFEVVDLRWGIRSISSGDHETCEIFLQEIQICQRISAGPAFIALLGNRYGHRALPRLIPEKLFEVLLSSLSKNPEGTKQLSQWFLKDNNSVPPTYILQPIPAHFPHYSDLRSESGPERDKDVLSWRFTETQLLRHLRSAATDAEAAGDITAEQKQLFSTSVTEREFEQGLLKDVRDQSALLFVREIPRQRVRDGPKRLAKYMDLTADGLLDADAQGLLTSLKARLYATSQKILNLHCVELSKGSIDPKRKEHAQYLDSICEQFVSQMKARIGAVMESSVEERGRKVWGNIEEEKEEISDWVVAEVKQHVTTSTELCRGLHGREGLLGKLCLAMWESTNVPHAPLVVHGAAGMGKTALLCKLAEEMRGVLEGGALVVIRLLAARHPQRPEINHVLRSVCFQICLACGLALPSPLSANTHLELLRFFKNILADVSQQGNTMLIILDALDQLSDQHHAHKLYWLPTDLPPNIHLVVSMDTNSEVFANMRLKLVSLESFFEVERLSRDEGKQVMESDLLASQRTLTPEQSDTVLQSFDSSGCPLHLKLTLSAAKRWTSFTPLTHIHLGANTQEMMSQLLLMLEGKHGKELVGGALGYITLAREGLLESELHDVMSLDDDVITEVYRYSLPPTPSLIRLPPLLWARLRRDLEDQLEERWTGQVAYIAFNSRRLCEVVQARYLTSERKGRCLKILGEYFLGRWSGKLKPVALPGLSLLLSDRKVPPQPLWFAPGLVNVRKLQELPYHLLHAGLWDELRQEVIGSAEWLYCKSRVCGVSIVIQDLDQCSKYMDCIETRLIRDTLDLIKPSLDFQEGHMDMSLFYTELLARLCSLAKPFPSMIGRLCSQCEEWLLTCPEPILIPKCSFLQQPGGALQHTLTGLQGGVLCLDISVEAELLVAGSDDGVVAVWSLIDQQLIHSLMGHTGAILAIKVLMSSAHCLSLAADGSLRRWSLTNGKQLLCIQEAVPVDSTPSSAHLHLSKQLLFVYTSTQVKVWRLDGSDLLSSSCNDEGSLVLGVLEDSVVSLCDSGWVRIFQPVNQTQPVETRLANSQRCLTPVKSVTLPKREKVFLVSKEGFLYQISRSGKHTVAEFPLVPSLLSVTEEEKILIAGSDRTLSLFNISIDSVDRFLQLNHDDCVLSACVSSDCRLLASGAADQLIRIWSVTTGALLDCLHGSDAPVTSVCLHKGFVVSASTSATCINLWSLKYEERHKPTAHIPAGCAHIALSKDADQIFYVRQQSQTEVIVWNNLTGSLSDRHAVSAQVCCLEVAQHKRLLFCGLITGTVFIYPIDLPQETLCIPPPVSLSRVLCLAVSTKEKHIAVAYEDSVCLFEITTRDSFPTVEGPLQGFPLSLLHAPLSSMALLSDLQLLYGTSCGQVKLHDFSSGRSSDLEAHRSRVTCVTASNWGTHALVGSEDAVQRLWALNPLVLDHTIEYKGFFFEGVLSAAFSESDKFVFTGSQDRTVKVWDVPTGNLLYVQYVYSPVVRMATYRNGFVALSQQGSVIREVFRCPDHISPDWNPLRNVKAQYQVTSREKNQDGQQNSASDLQDFNPAQFNLNLMSMLKAKPSTSCLIL